In a genomic window of Drosophila takahashii strain IR98-3 E-12201 chromosome 3L, DtakHiC1v2, whole genome shotgun sequence:
- the LOC123002438 gene encoding uncharacterized protein codes for MICSLESNSEIVLHWLSAPPRNWNTYVCNRTAEILNDYPRSCWSHLRSEDNPADCASRGLHPSKLLKHDLWWKGPSWLGQPQYEWPLCTTKFRADTNFEVRAEERPAKPTILHSFPDESIDELLINKISSWTRLIRVTSYCYRFIHRLRSHHRPVSEYLTSTELQAARDQLIRHIQRKAFQREYTQLENGLQLHAKSPLIRFSTFLDHEKLLRVGGRIERSTLIYNAKHPLLIPKNSPIAELLVRHSHVTNLHTGVDAKLTNLRQQYWILGGRNIVRKTVFQCKRCFLQRKATTNQIMEDLPMPRVQASRCFHHTGLDYAGPISIKESTGLTPRIGKAWFAIFVCLTTKAIHVEAVTDLTTNAFIAAFQRFTARRSKPTDLYSDNGTTFHGSKRVLDEMRLLAMKHSKDEYLSNYFANEGILWHFIPPSSPHFGGIWESRVRSIKLHMKRIMGSTALTFEELSTVLIQIEALLNSRHLCSSGDTTLDPLTPAHFLTGAPYTAIPEPSRLDVPINRLERWTQLQAMVQGFWKRWHMEYLTSLHERTKWQLENDNLKVDTLVVNGYSDGSWRCMPDKTTRSELLPSKPPNE; via the exons ATGATATGTAGTTTAGAatcaa ATTCGGAGATTGTGCTCCACTGGCTATCCGCACCACCACGGAATTGGAACACATACGTCTGCAACAGAACGGCGGAGATTCTGAACGACTACCCACGTAGCTGCTGGAGCCACTTACGCTCCGAGGACAATCCTGCCGACTGCGCATCTCGGGGACTTCACCCATCGAAGCTTCTAAAACACGACCTCTGGTGGAAGGGTCCATCCTGGTTGGGCCAGCCACAATATGAATGGCCGCTATGTACAACCAAGTTCCGAGCTGACACAAATTTCGAGGTCAGGGCCGAGGAACGTCCAGCCAAGCCCACAATTCTACATAGCTTTCCTGACGAAAGTATCGACGAGTTGCTCATCAACAAGATCTCATCCTGGACTCGTCTCATACGGGTAACTAGCTATTGTTATCGCTTTATTCATCGTCTTCGTTCGCACCACAGGCCTGTTTCTGAGTATCTCACATCAACGGAACTGCAGGCAGCTCGGGACCAACTCATTCGCCATATCCAGCGAAAGGCTTTTCAAAGGGAATATACACAGCTAGAAAACGGACTCCAGCTCCATGCAAAATCTCCGCTGATCCGGTTTTCTACATTTCTCGACCATGAGAAACTACTCAGAGTTGGTGGACGAATCGAGAGATCGACTCTCATCTACAACGCCAAGCACCCGTTGCTCATTCCAAAGAATTCTCCAATCGCAGAGTTACTTGTACGACATTCTCACGTGACGAACCTACACACAGGGGTGGATGCAAAGCTCACAAATCTTCGTCAACAGTACTGGATCTTAGGTGGTCGCAACATTGTCCGAAAGACTGTCTTCCAATGCAAGCGCTGCTTCCTTCAACGCAAGGCTACAACTAACCAGATCATGGAAGATCTACCTATGCCTCGAGTTCAGGCCAGCCGCTGCTTTCATCATACCGGGTTGGATTATGCCGGCCCAATATCAATCAAAGAATCTACTGGACTTACACCAAGGATCGGAAAGGCATGGTTCGCTATATTCGTATGTCTAACAACCAAGGCGATCCACGTCGAAGCAGTCACCGATCTAACAACCAATGCGTTCATCGCAGCTTTTCAACGATTCACTGCTCGCCGCTCTAAGCCGACTGATCTCTACTCAGACAACGGAACAACGTTTCATGGCAGCAAACGAGTACTCGATGAGATGAGGCTACTCGCCATGAAGCACAGCAAGGATGAATATCTATCCAATTATTTCGCCAACGAAGGTATCTTGTGGCACTTCATACCGCCTTCTTCACCACATTTCGGCGGAATATGGGAGTCTAGAGTTCGGTCCATCAAGCTACATATGAAACGAATAATGGGATCGACAGCATTAACCTTCGAGGAACTTTCTACAGTGTTGATTCAGATTGAAGCCTTACTTAACTCTCGTCATCTTTGCTCATCCGGGGATACTACCCTCGATCCGCTCACACCAGCCCATTTCCTGACTGGCGCTCCCTATACTGCTATACCGGAACCATCCCGCCTCGATGTTCCCATCAACCGCTTGGAACGATGGACTCAACTACAAGCAATGGTCCAAGGGTTTTGGAAACGTTGGCATATGGAATACCTCACTTCTCTCCACGAGCGAACAAAATGGCAACTGGAGAACGACAATTTAAAGGTCGACACACTAGTCGTAAATGGATACTCGGACGGATCCTGGAGGTGCATGCCGGACAAGACGACAAGGTCCGAGTTGTTACCATCAAAACCGCCCAACGAGTAG